In Pedobacter sp. W3I1, one DNA window encodes the following:
- a CDS encoding carbohydrate-binding protein — protein MRIDNQNGRLIGTLPVGSKDITWNTISCTLNEVKGKHDLFLVFKEGIFNLDWWKMITK, from the coding sequence ATCAGGATTGATAATCAAAATGGCAGGTTAATCGGAACGCTTCCGGTAGGAAGTAAAGATATCACATGGAACACAATCTCCTGTACACTTAATGAGGTAAAGGGCAAGCACGATCTATTCCTGGTATTTAAAGAGGGAATATTCAATTTAGACTGGTGGAAGATGATAACAAAGTAA
- a CDS encoding alkaline phosphatase, producing MNRRSLLKGGLLTGLSLPFVGIKDVAAFPVAGGKKAKNIIMMVSDGMSIGTLNMADLYSNRIFGRSSKWLGLYRDNKAARALMDTASASSLVTDSAAASSSWGGGMRVRNGSLNVGMNGEKPQPILQKFKEKGKKVGCVTTVPITHATPAGFCVNIDNRGGQDSIAEMYLGLKFDVMMGGGHKYFGEKRAGGNLIPKYLTQGYQVAENRAEMLALDKSKPVLGLFAADGMPYEVDRLHDQELIKSTPTLAEMTMKAIELMKDHKDGFALQVEGGKVDWAAHSNDLSGLIFDQLAFDEAVGKAIEFAEKDGETLVIITTDHGNSNPGLFYADEANKKFDSLQNFKHSNTWLLAQLNQSFSEQKIIDLIKENQGFEMKSEDVKSLLVHFKDIVPGQLYNESNLPFYEYGKILCKYTDVQWAGMNHTGDYVELTMFGPGSENLKPFVKNYELHNFMLKAAEMPESFLVKA from the coding sequence ATGAACAGAAGATCATTATTAAAAGGAGGCTTATTAACCGGTTTAAGTTTGCCTTTTGTGGGTATAAAAGATGTTGCGGCTTTCCCGGTAGCTGGTGGTAAAAAGGCCAAAAATATCATCATGATGGTGAGTGATGGCATGAGTATTGGAACGTTAAATATGGCAGATTTATATTCGAACCGCATATTTGGCCGGAGCAGTAAATGGTTGGGGCTTTACAGAGATAACAAGGCGGCGAGAGCACTAATGGACACCGCTTCTGCGAGTTCATTGGTTACCGATTCTGCTGCGGCGAGTTCATCGTGGGGTGGCGGTATGCGTGTTAGAAACGGTTCGTTAAACGTAGGTATGAATGGTGAAAAACCTCAGCCCATTCTTCAAAAGTTTAAAGAAAAAGGTAAAAAGGTGGGTTGCGTAACCACCGTGCCAATTACACACGCAACTCCGGCAGGTTTTTGTGTAAATATTGATAACCGCGGCGGACAGGATAGTATTGCAGAAATGTATTTAGGCCTGAAATTCGATGTGATGATGGGCGGCGGACATAAATATTTCGGGGAGAAAAGGGCAGGTGGAAACCTGATTCCAAAATATTTAACTCAAGGTTATCAAGTTGCTGAAAATAGAGCGGAGATGTTGGCTTTAGATAAGTCAAAACCTGTTTTGGGCTTGTTTGCAGCCGATGGAATGCCTTATGAGGTCGACAGACTGCATGACCAGGAGCTTATAAAATCGACGCCAACTTTGGCAGAGATGACCATGAAAGCTATAGAACTAATGAAAGATCACAAAGATGGTTTTGCATTACAGGTTGAAGGTGGTAAAGTGGATTGGGCTGCACATTCTAATGACTTAAGCGGTTTAATTTTCGATCAGCTTGCTTTTGATGAAGCCGTTGGAAAAGCAATAGAATTCGCCGAAAAAGACGGGGAAACATTGGTGATCATCACAACAGATCATGGTAATTCTAACCCTGGTTTGTTTTATGCTGATGAAGCCAACAAAAAGTTCGATAGCCTTCAAAACTTTAAACACAGCAATACCTGGCTTCTGGCCCAGTTAAACCAATCGTTCAGTGAACAGAAAATAATTGATTTGATAAAAGAAAATCAAGGTTTTGAAATGAAATCAGAAGATGTAAAATCTTTATTGGTGCACTTCAAAGATATTGTTCCTGGTCAGCTTTATAACGAATCGAACCTGCCATTTTACGAGTACGGCAAAATTCTGTGCAAATATACCGATGTGCAATGGGCCGGAATGAATCATACAGGTGACTACGTAGAGTTAACCATGTTTGGTCCGGGTTCAGAAAATTTAAAACCCTTTGTTAAAAATTACGAGCTGCATAACTTTATGCTTAAAGCTGCAGAAATGCCTGAATCGTTTTTAGTGAAAGCTTAA
- a CDS encoding glycoside hydrolase family 43 protein — translation MNLKIKSQSALAIALIVALGSSCQEKNKSSAENETAKTGEKHYLSEPLVKEIFTADPSAHVFNGKIYIYPSHDVESGIKENDNGDHFDMKDYRILSMDSIGGKVTIHDPALSVRDIPWAGRQLWAPDAAYKNGMYYLYFPVKDKNDVFRIGVATSKDPAGPFKAAKEPIEGSFSIDPAVFTDTDGSSYMYFGGIWGGQLQRWKDGKYDSNGSKTDSGKENEPALSAKVVKLSKDMTAFDGKVKDVVILDQQGKPLLTKDHDRRFFEGAWMHKYNGKYYFTYSTGDTHFLASAISDSPWGPFKYQGTFMTPVEGWTTHHSIVEIKGKWYIFYHDTQLSGKTHLRNVKVTELNHLKDGTIELIKPNKN, via the coding sequence ATGAATCTAAAAATTAAAAGTCAATCTGCTTTGGCAATTGCCCTGATTGTTGCCTTAGGTAGTTCTTGTCAGGAAAAAAACAAGAGTTCAGCGGAAAATGAAACTGCAAAAACAGGAGAAAAACATTACCTGTCTGAACCATTGGTGAAGGAAATTTTTACTGCAGATCCATCTGCACACGTGTTCAATGGGAAAATTTACATCTATCCATCACATGATGTTGAATCGGGCATAAAGGAAAATGATAATGGTGATCATTTTGATATGAAGGATTATCGAATTCTTAGTATGGACAGTATAGGAGGCAAGGTTACCATTCATGATCCCGCACTCTCCGTACGTGATATTCCTTGGGCGGGCAGGCAATTATGGGCACCGGATGCGGCCTATAAAAATGGCATGTACTATCTCTATTTTCCTGTGAAGGATAAAAATGATGTCTTCAGGATAGGGGTAGCAACTTCCAAGGATCCAGCCGGGCCATTTAAAGCAGCTAAGGAGCCAATTGAGGGAAGTTTTAGTATTGATCCCGCGGTTTTTACCGATACTGATGGCAGCAGCTACATGTATTTTGGTGGTATCTGGGGCGGACAGCTTCAACGCTGGAAAGACGGAAAATATGATTCGAATGGTTCTAAAACCGATTCCGGAAAGGAAAACGAACCGGCTTTGAGTGCAAAAGTTGTAAAACTAAGCAAGGATATGACCGCTTTTGATGGGAAAGTAAAAGATGTTGTCATTTTAGATCAGCAGGGCAAACCTCTTCTTACCAAGGATCATGACCGCAGGTTCTTTGAAGGCGCCTGGATGCACAAATATAATGGGAAGTATTATTTTACCTATTCAACAGGCGACACTCATTTTCTGGCATCGGCGATATCAGATAGTCCATGGGGACCATTTAAATATCAGGGTACTTTTATGACTCCTGTAGAGGGCTGGACTACCCATCATTCCATTGTTGAAATCAAAGGTAAGTGGTATATCTTTTATCATGATACCCAACTCTCGGGGAAAACACATTTAAGAAATGTTAAAGTAACCGAGCTTAATCATCTTAAAGATGGCACAATTGAGCTTATAAAACCCAATAAAAATTAA
- a CDS encoding SDR family NAD(P)-dependent oxidoreductase, with amino-acid sequence MEAVSIKVAIVTGGASGLGLAISRLLVDKGMHVVMVGRNEDHLKTVAGDLGTGASYFVCDLSKPGEIPGLIENIYSKFSRIDILVNNAGINMKKAFIEVTDEEFASVLQTNLQSVFSISREVVKKMIISQQGAIVNISSMAAQYGIPKVIAYSAAKTGIEGMTRAMATELSPLGIRVNCVAPGFIKTAMSSKALDADPERKQKVISRTPMGRMGEPKDVAEAVYYLCSEHSSYVTGVVLPVDGGNSIGF; translated from the coding sequence ATGGAAGCAGTGTCAATAAAAGTTGCCATCGTAACTGGTGGTGCATCAGGACTGGGGCTGGCGATTTCGAGGTTACTGGTTGATAAAGGAATGCATGTGGTCATGGTGGGAAGAAATGAAGATCATCTGAAAACTGTTGCAGGGGATTTAGGTACGGGTGCTTCCTATTTCGTATGCGATCTTTCTAAACCTGGTGAAATACCCGGTTTGATTGAAAATATCTATTCTAAATTCTCAAGGATAGATATTCTGGTGAACAATGCAGGAATAAATATGAAAAAAGCATTTATAGAGGTCACTGATGAGGAATTTGCATCCGTTTTGCAGACTAATCTTCAGTCTGTATTTTCTATAAGCAGAGAAGTGGTGAAAAAGATGATTATTTCTCAGCAGGGAGCCATTGTTAATATCAGCTCCATGGCTGCCCAATATGGAATCCCGAAAGTAATTGCTTATTCTGCTGCCAAAACCGGAATTGAAGGTATGACCAGGGCAATGGCAACTGAACTTTCGCCACTTGGAATTCGCGTGAACTGTGTGGCGCCGGGATTCATAAAAACAGCCATGTCTTCAAAAGCGTTGGACGCTGATCCTGAGCGAAAGCAAAAAGTGATTTCCAGAACCCCAATGGGACGGATGGGCGAACCTAAGGATGTGGCTGAAGCTGTTTACTATCTATGCTCGGAGCACTCTTCTTACGTAACTGGTGTTGTGTTGCCTGTAGATGGCGGCAATTCGATAGGATTTTAA
- a CDS encoding phosphatidylinositol-specific phospholipase C1-like protein codes for MRLITCVGLLLVLPAIALIARKEDLPINQIQVIGSHNSYKQAIDPALFDVLKSQDSVAANSLDYEHIPMPEQLDMGLRNLEIDVYADEKGGRYAHPRGFEQVKAQPAFDKEGEMNKPGFKVFHVPDLDFRSSAPTFVIALQQLKRWSEANPDHTPVFITLEVKDDSIKRKGFTQPEVFTSKTFDELDAVIIENLGKEHIIYPDLVRGKYKTLEEAVLASKWPKLSQAKGKFLFVLDAKDRKRSTYIQGHPSLKDRVLFANAEPGTPEAGVMIRNNPKDEQIPALVKKGYIIRTRADADTKQARKNDRSDFEAACKSGAQIITTDYYKKSTHFKSDYAISFADGEYFRENPLFKK; via the coding sequence ATGAGACTGATTACCTGTGTTGGTTTATTGCTGGTTCTGCCTGCAATTGCCTTAATTGCCAGAAAGGAAGATTTACCGATAAATCAAATACAGGTTATCGGTTCGCACAACAGTTATAAACAAGCTATTGATCCTGCGCTGTTCGATGTTTTAAAATCACAAGATTCAGTAGCAGCCAACAGTCTGGATTATGAACATATTCCTATGCCAGAGCAATTGGATATGGGTTTAAGAAATCTCGAAATTGATGTTTATGCTGATGAGAAAGGTGGCAGATATGCCCATCCACGAGGTTTTGAACAGGTAAAGGCTCAGCCTGCATTTGATAAAGAAGGCGAAATGAATAAACCGGGATTCAAAGTATTCCACGTTCCGGATTTAGATTTCAGGTCGTCGGCACCAACTTTTGTAATTGCATTACAGCAGTTAAAGAGATGGTCGGAAGCTAATCCGGATCACACGCCGGTTTTCATCACATTAGAAGTTAAAGACGATTCGATAAAGCGCAAGGGATTTACGCAACCTGAAGTTTTTACGAGCAAAACATTTGATGAGCTGGATGCGGTAATTATTGAAAATTTAGGAAAGGAACATATTATATATCCTGATTTGGTTCGGGGGAAATACAAAACTTTGGAAGAGGCTGTTCTTGCCAGCAAGTGGCCGAAACTTAGTCAGGCGAAAGGTAAATTTCTTTTTGTTCTGGATGCAAAAGACAGAAAACGCTCAACCTACATTCAGGGGCATCCTTCACTTAAAGATCGTGTACTATTTGCCAATGCAGAACCAGGAACGCCTGAAGCAGGCGTAATGATTCGTAATAATCCGAAGGATGAGCAAATTCCTGCATTAGTTAAAAAAGGCTACATCATTAGAACTAGGGCAGATGCGGATACAAAGCAAGCCAGAAAAAATGACCGGAGCGATTTCGAAGCTGCATGTAAATCGGGCGCTCAAATTATTACCACAGATTATTATAAAAAGAGTACCCACTTTAAATCGGATTATGCCATCAGTTTTGCTGATGGAGAATATTTTAGAGAGAACCCTTTATTTAAAAAGTAA
- a CDS encoding sialate O-acetylesterase: MKQIITNGLKHVIAYARKTIGTKLNHAALEPVKHIACSRPLAVTLLLASLLCNSEKSYGQDPKLYIFLSFGQSNMEGNAPFESQDTTVNNRFSVLQAVDCPELGRKKGNWYTAKPPLCRCKTGLTPMDYFGRTLLDSLPKDVSIGIINVAVGGCKIELFDKNTYQTYTASAPEWMKSALNEYGGNPYGRLVELARIAQQSGTIKGILMHQGESNTGDQEWPKKVKAVYENLIRDLNLKADSTPLLAGEVVNADQGGICASMNKIIATLPKTLPNAHIISSAGCSDAADNLHFNAQGYRTLGERYAKTMLSLLKR; encoded by the coding sequence ATGAAACAAATCATTACAAATGGGCTAAAACATGTAATAGCATATGCAAGAAAAACGATAGGCACTAAGCTGAATCACGCTGCTTTGGAACCTGTCAAACATATCGCCTGCAGCAGACCATTAGCAGTTACCCTATTGCTTGCATCTTTATTGTGCAATAGCGAAAAATCGTATGGTCAGGACCCTAAATTATATATTTTTCTGAGCTTCGGTCAATCAAATATGGAAGGAAATGCGCCCTTCGAATCTCAGGATACAACAGTCAACAATAGATTCAGCGTTCTCCAGGCAGTTGACTGCCCGGAATTAGGCAGAAAAAAAGGAAATTGGTACACGGCTAAACCACCTTTATGCCGATGCAAAACTGGCTTAACGCCAATGGACTATTTCGGAAGAACCCTCCTGGATTCACTTCCAAAAGATGTGAGCATCGGGATTATTAATGTAGCAGTTGGTGGTTGCAAAATTGAGTTATTTGATAAAAACACTTATCAAACCTATACTGCCTCTGCGCCAGAATGGATGAAGTCTGCCTTAAACGAATACGGCGGAAATCCGTACGGCCGTTTGGTGGAGTTAGCCCGGATTGCCCAGCAATCCGGGACTATTAAAGGTATTCTGATGCACCAGGGCGAATCCAACACCGGCGATCAGGAATGGCCAAAAAAAGTGAAAGCGGTTTATGAGAATCTAATCAGGGATTTAAACTTAAAGGCAGATTCCACGCCCCTCCTTGCTGGTGAGGTGGTTAATGCAGATCAGGGAGGGATATGTGCTTCGATGAATAAAATTATTGCAACCTTGCCAAAAACACTTCCCAATGCACACATCATATCATCTGCTGGCTGTAGCGATGCAGCAGATAACCTACATTTCAATGCACAAGGATATCGCACGCTTGGTGAGCGTTATGCCAAAACCATGCTTTCGTTGTTAAAGCGTTAA